The Paenibacillus sp. G2S3 region TCAGACCCGATTTTGACAATATTTCGCCATGGAATAATCAGATCCGTTCCTCCACCGAACAATCCCATAAACCGAGTGTATCCGGGAATTACGATGGCATCAATAACACCTCGGCGTAAATCAAGCTCTAAGTCACTGATTTGGCCCAGCCGCTTACCGTCCACAATGTTAATAACGTCCTTAGTCTGAAAATCAGAGATTTTCATTTTTTTGGCTGATCCTAAATAATCCTCGTTCATCTCACCACCCCTGTACAATCAGACCTATAGTCCAATATATGTTATGAAAGCTTGGCCACATGCATGAAATATCCCCACAAAGTGAGGCTATGCTTCGAGGCTTACTCAGGTACTTTGCGGGGCCCCCAATATATACTTCCTGAAACATTAAAAAGAGGAGATCATCTAAAATCCTTATAACGGATTCTAGATATCTCCTCACTTCAGACGATTTAAGACTTCACATACTTTTGCATTTGCTGAATCGCAGATTTTTCTAGACGTGAGACCTGTGCCTGTGAGATACCAATCTCATCTGCGACTTCCATTTGAGTTTTCCCTTCGAAAAACCGCATAGATAAAATTCGTTTCTCCCTTTGACCTAACTTTCGCATCGCTTCACGTAAGGCGATTTCTTCGATCCACGACACATCCTTATTCTTATCATCGCTAATCTGGTCCATTACATAAATAGGATCGCCACCGTCATGATAGATCGGTTCGAATAAGGACACTGGATCCTGAATAGCATCAAGGGCAAAGACTACATCTTCCTTCGGTACACCAAGTGCTTCAGAGATTTCGAATATCGTCGGTTCCCGCGAATTCTGATTGGTCAGACTATCGCGTACCTGCAGCGCCTTATAAGCAATGTCTCTGAGTGAACGCGATACTCGAATCGGATTGTTATCACGCAAGTAACGGCGGATCTCACCAATAATCATCGGAACTGCATATGTGGAGAACTTAACGTTTTGTGATAAATCGAAATTATCGATGGCTTTCATCAGTCCGATGCAGCCCACCTGAAACAAATCGTCAACAAATTCTCCCCTATTATTGAACCTCTGGATAACACTTAGAACGAGCCTAAGATTACCATTTACCAATTTCTCTCTGGCGGATCGCTCGCCCTGCTGCTGCAGCGAAGTGAACAGTTGCCGCATTTCCACATTCGTTAGAACAGGCAGCTTAGCAGTATCCACACCGCAAATCTCGACTTTATTTCGGGTCATGATGATTTACCTCCCAAGGAGAAACATTACTGTACATTATCTCCCGGGTTGGCCATTTTATTCCTTGCTAATTTCACCTTACACCATCTTGTTAAACTCCTTACGCAGCCGCTTAATAATTCGTTTCTCCAGACGAGAAATGTAAGATTGGGAAATGCCGAGCAGATCCGCCACATCTTTTTGTGTCTTTTCTTCGCCTCCACGCAGTCCGAATCGCAGCTCCATAATGAGTCTTTCCCGTTCACTCAGCTTTTCCAGCGCCTTTTGCAGCAGCTTGCGGTCGACCTGTTCTTCAATGTTCCGATAAATGGTATCATTTTCCGTCCCTAATACGTCTGAGAGCAGCAACTCATTACCATCCCAATCGATGTTAAGAGGCTCATCAAAAGAAACCTCACTCCGTGTCTTGCTATTACGCCGCAGATACATCAAAATTTCATTCTCTATGCAACGTGATGCATAAGTAGCTAGTTTTATTTTTTTCTCGGGATCAAATGTGTTAACCGCCTTAATTAATCCGATAGCCCCTATCGAAACCAGGTCTTCAATATTGATTCCGGTATTCTCAAATTTACGAGCGATATACACTACGAGGCGCAGGTTACGCTCAATCAGCATCGCACGAACAGCAGCATCGCCGCTAGATAGCCGCTGAAGCAGATACTCTTCTTCTTCCCGTGTCAGCGGTGGAGGTAGAGCCTCGCTCCCGCCGATATAATAGATTTCCTGACTCTTCAGCCCCAGTAGAAACAGCATGCGGTAATATTGCAGCTGCAGAGCAATTTTCCATTTGACCATTATTGTTCCTCCTCCAAGAAGTACACGGTTAGCGTATGAAGCTTTCAATTCCCGCTTTCAGCCATCAGAAGTTTGGTTCAGCTAGCTTTAAAGATTAGGAAGGTAGTGCTGCATCAGTGGCGCTCTCTTTTTGCGTTAAATCCGGATGTATGACCGCCCGATAGGCTCCATCTCCTGAGAGTGTCCCGCCATCCAGCCCAATTAAGACTCTTTTACTATAAAAGATATCTTCACCGAGCTTTATCGTCACAAGGTCTGGCTTCAGTGCGAGCATAAATGATGCCCCTCGGTTAATCCCCCTGTAAGGTACTAGTCGCATCCTATCCTGCCAAGCAAACGACTGCCCGTCCGTTTCTAGCAAAAGTCTGTCCGCACCATCCTGAGTGAGTCTCCCTTTCCATGCAGCAGGCAGATGCCCCTCCCAGAGCGTCGATTCCATCACCATCACCGGTATGCGGGTCAAAGGATCACAGAGACGATTACCTGTGTCTAACAGGCCAGGACAGGAAACACTTACACCATCAATTTCAACAACCACCTCACCGATATAGGTTTCAAGCTGCTCCCTTCTGATTCGTGAAGAATGCACTGCCTTGAAGCAGATTAACACCAGGGGGAATACTGCAATGACAAACCAGAAGCCGATCTTTAGGCCGTAGGCATGCCCTCCTGAAGCAGTGAACATAATACCATTCCAAATGTCGCTGGAGCTCTGCAGCAAATAGTGAATACCAACAATTCCACCTGCGGCTGCAAAATTGATAATATAGAAAGCTCCCATAGTACGAAGGTAGCTTTGCAGACTCCCAAAACCAAAGGCAATCCATAACATAACCACCGACAATCCAAACTTGATAAGGAAGGTATACATGAAAGACAGCTCCGGTACAAACATCATCACTACATACAGTGCGCCAACGAGAGCTGAGAGGATTAAACGCCACCATGAGATTCTCAGCTTAACCATCCAGCCTGTCAGCCACAAAAGAATTCCGTCGATCACTAGATTGGCGGCGAATATCAAGTCAATATAAACAACCAGTGCATTCACCTGCTTAATGGCGGAATCTATCCTCTAGCCAAATTGGATCAGGCTCTGTTTTTTGGACGATATGATTAGTATAGAAAGTCTCGCATTCAAAGTCTGTCTAAACTTGGGGGGCATTCTTGCGGTTTTTTTGTCGAGTTATAGCGCGTGAGGATTTATTCCTTCTTCATGGAATTTTTTGGCTCTATTATTTCAAAAAAAAACACCGTACCGCTATAGCTAGTCAGCTAAGCGATACGGTGTTCTCGTATAATCTTGATTCTCTTTAATTAGTCATTGTTGCCCCGATTACGATTACGCAGGAACGTCGGAATATCGAGCTGGTCAGAAGTATTCTGATTGCCGAATGGACGTAAATTAGCTGAACTCTTATCCGGTGCTGCCGCAGGCTCGTTATTCGTCGAGACCGGACGACGTCCTGGAGTTTCAGGCGATGGTTTATGTTCAAAGCCAGTAGCAATTACTGTTACTTTGATATCATCCTTCAGGCCTTCATCAATAATCGCACCAAAGATCATATTCACTTCAGGATCAGAGGCGGATGTAACGATCTCAGCCGCTTCATTGACTT contains the following coding sequences:
- the sigG gene encoding RNA polymerase sporulation sigma factor SigG, whose protein sequence is MTRNKVEICGVDTAKLPVLTNVEMRQLFTSLQQQGERSAREKLVNGNLRLVLSVIQRFNNRGEFVDDLFQVGCIGLMKAIDNFDLSQNVKFSTYAVPMIIGEIRRYLRDNNPIRVSRSLRDIAYKALQVRDSLTNQNSREPTIFEISEALGVPKEDVVFALDAIQDPVSLFEPIYHDGGDPIYVMDQISDDKNKDVSWIEEIALREAMRKLGQREKRILSMRFFEGKTQMEVADEIGISQAQVSRLEKSAIQQMQKYVKS
- the sigE gene encoding RNA polymerase sporulation sigma factor SigE — translated: MMVKWKIALQLQYYRMLFLLGLKSQEIYYIGGSEALPPPLTREEEEYLLQRLSSGDAAVRAMLIERNLRLVVYIARKFENTGINIEDLVSIGAIGLIKAVNTFDPEKKIKLATYASRCIENEILMYLRRNSKTRSEVSFDEPLNIDWDGNELLLSDVLGTENDTIYRNIEEQVDRKLLQKALEKLSERERLIMELRFGLRGGEEKTQKDVADLLGISQSYISRLEKRIIKRLRKEFNKMV
- the spoIIGA gene encoding sigma-E processing peptidase SpoIIGA; its protein translation is MVVYIDLIFAANLVIDGILLWLTGWMVKLRISWWRLILSALVGALYVVMMFVPELSFMYTFLIKFGLSVVMLWIAFGFGSLQSYLRTMGAFYIINFAAAGGIVGIHYLLQSSSDIWNGIMFTASGGHAYGLKIGFWFVIAVFPLVLICFKAVHSSRIRREQLETYIGEVVVEIDGVSVSCPGLLDTGNRLCDPLTRIPVMVMESTLWEGHLPAAWKGRLTQDGADRLLLETDGQSFAWQDRMRLVPYRGINRGASFMLALKPDLVTIKLGEDIFYSKRVLIGLDGGTLSGDGAYRAVIHPDLTQKESATDAALPS
- a CDS encoding YlmC/YmxH family sporulation protein, translating into MNEDYLGSAKKMKISDFQTKDVINIVDGKRLGQISDLELDLRRGVIDAIVIPGYTRFMGLFGGGTDLIIPWRNIVKIGSDVVLVKIEESRMPQGQDERETMYLERGERRTY